The proteins below come from a single Verrucomicrobiota bacterium genomic window:
- a CDS encoding AAA family ATPase gives MITSIHIKNFKVFQTLDLPLNGDLNVIVGNNEAGKSTILEAIALALTKRINGKTVEYELSSHLFNKQCTLDYLKALAEGRNPEMPMIEIELYFSEVAALAPLRGQNNSKRTDEIGLKLTIEFDDQYAEEYGKLLDNRKEIKAVPVEYYKVGWYGFSGNAITSRSLPIAISNIDATTIRLQSGADYFLQDIIAGSLDSKEKVALAVAYRNLKEKFSAEPAIDTINKKLTQKQGAITTKNLAIAIDTSQKTHWENALTPHLDELPFQFIGKGEQSALKIMLALERQAKDSNIILIEEPENHLSFSSMSVLLEKICEKCKGKQIIIVTHSAYVLNKLGLEKLTLLHNEKHTSLAKLPAETYDYFKKLSGYDTLRLILAKRTILVEGPSDELIVQKAFLTKYGKLPLGDGVDVINVRGLSFPRFLDIAKELAKPVAVVTDNDGDYENRIIKKYLGFGFGQGGQE, from the coding sequence ATGATAACCAGCATTCACATAAAAAACTTCAAGGTTTTCCAGACGCTTGATCTTCCATTAAACGGAGATTTGAATGTCATTGTGGGAAACAACGAGGCGGGCAAATCAACCATTCTGGAAGCAATTGCCTTGGCACTGACCAAAAGGATCAATGGGAAAACCGTTGAGTATGAACTGTCTTCGCATCTCTTCAACAAGCAGTGCACTTTAGATTACCTAAAGGCTCTGGCAGAGGGAAGGAATCCCGAGATGCCAATGATCGAAATTGAACTGTACTTCAGTGAAGTGGCAGCCTTGGCTCCATTGCGGGGGCAGAACAACTCAAAGAGGACAGATGAAATAGGTCTCAAGTTGACCATTGAATTCGACGACCAATATGCGGAGGAATATGGGAAACTATTGGACAATCGGAAAGAGATAAAGGCTGTGCCGGTAGAATATTACAAGGTAGGTTGGTACGGCTTTTCTGGTAATGCCATTACGTCGCGTAGCCTACCAATCGCCATCTCGAATATCGATGCCACTACCATCCGCCTTCAGAGTGGGGCTGACTATTTTCTCCAAGACATTATCGCGGGCAGCCTTGATTCAAAAGAAAAAGTGGCACTTGCGGTTGCCTACCGCAATTTAAAGGAGAAATTCTCTGCCGAGCCAGCAATAGATACGATCAACAAAAAGCTGACTCAGAAACAAGGGGCAATCACCACTAAGAATCTAGCTATCGCAATTGACACATCCCAGAAAACCCATTGGGAAAACGCTTTGACACCTCATTTGGACGAATTACCTTTTCAGTTCATTGGCAAGGGTGAACAAAGTGCACTGAAAATTATGCTCGCCCTGGAGAGGCAGGCCAAGGATTCCAACATCATTCTCATCGAAGAACCTGAAAACCATCTCTCCTTCTCCTCCATGAGCGTTCTGCTAGAAAAGATTTGTGAGAAATGCAAAGGCAAGCAGATAATTATTGTGACCCACAGTGCATATGTGCTTAACAAACTGGGACTTGAAAAATTAACCCTTCTTCATAACGAAAAACACACCAGCTTGGCGAAACTCCCAGCGGAAACATACGACTATTTCAAAAAACTGTCTGGTTATGACACTCTTCGACTTATCCTGGCAAAAAGAACTATTTTGGTTGAAGGCCCGTCGGATGAACTCATAGTTCAAAAAGCCTTTCTGACAAAATATGGAAAATTGCCGCTCGGCGACGGTGTGGATGTCATAAATGTTCGAGGTCTTTCATTCCCTCGGTTTCTGGATATTGCCAAAGAACTTGCGAAACCGGTAGCAGTTGTGACTGATAACGATGGTGATTACGAAAACAGAATCATTAAGAAATACTTGGGCTTTGGCTTTGGCCAAGGCGGGCAGGAGTAG
- a CDS encoding FkbM family methyltransferase, translating into MIERIRQFLLHLIPSLFGIIRIFRQNRKFALVVLLRRFEYFVTHDLNGAFLTPDGFKIASKEELISYWDFFVEQSLNHRLLSNLKSIVDVGANAGVFTYWILSKNPGAMVEAFEPLPAMESRFKLQVPLSGKNVTFYPFAVSDKAGHQPFYFSSEMDTDAALEPGKRTSHVERDCVRLDDLIEHDIDLLKIDTQGHDLNVLRGAANTIKRTRLILIELSKSEVQEIAAIIGNDFDHEQLTSLDYLFYRKKSIPD; encoded by the coding sequence ATGATCGAAAGAATACGGCAGTTTTTACTGCATTTAATACCGTCACTTTTTGGAATAATACGAATTTTCCGGCAAAACAGGAAATTCGCATTGGTGGTTTTGTTGCGACGGTTCGAATATTTTGTCACCCACGACTTAAACGGAGCATTTTTAACCCCAGACGGATTCAAGATTGCTTCCAAAGAAGAACTCATATCTTACTGGGATTTCTTCGTTGAACAATCGCTGAATCATCGGTTGCTCTCGAACCTTAAAAGCATTGTGGATGTTGGGGCAAACGCTGGCGTGTTCACCTATTGGATTTTGTCTAAAAATCCCGGTGCCATGGTAGAAGCTTTTGAGCCGCTCCCGGCGATGGAATCCAGATTTAAACTCCAAGTTCCCCTCAGCGGTAAGAATGTGACGTTTTATCCGTTCGCGGTATCGGATAAAGCTGGACACCAACCGTTTTATTTTTCGAGCGAAATGGATACCGATGCGGCGCTTGAGCCGGGGAAAAGAACAAGCCACGTTGAGAGGGATTGTGTGCGCTTGGACGACTTGATCGAACATGACATTGATCTGCTCAAGATCGACACCCAAGGCCACGACTTGAATGTGCTCCGAGGTGCGGCCAACACCATTAAACGCACTCGGCTGATTTTGATCGAACTTTCCAAAAGCGAAGTCCAAGAAATCGCAGCAATCATTGGAAACGATTTTGACCATGAACAGTTGACATCCCTTGATTACCTTTTCTATCGAAAGAAATCAATACCGGATTAA
- a CDS encoding FkbM family methyltransferase: MNSLMENLKGKFTVVNLGCIGDNDFNLPAHLCRSLTVVEIDAEGGAETTNKYHRKIVIQNPINDRPGKFTFRRNNFAGTCSLLEPLPGMVETYGLERYCQLLERMEWDCDTIPNLLKSNQVTTLDFLKTDVEGSDAAIIRSCSEYLGKTLFIQAELRFKPFYQTEPYFHEVVSMLSEYGYEVLDLLHIDRWKYKTPHWLSQVEGRAIWADFLFVLKPERLAGTFGDALPEAVAKQIILACMIGKRNYGEYLLLKFKTSLPPEWIVELEMLVKPKFPGFRRFAQSLRRTFRPIELLLKHQIGRSQHVSIRS; the protein is encoded by the coding sequence ATGAACTCGTTGATGGAAAATTTGAAAGGCAAGTTTACGGTCGTCAATCTCGGTTGCATTGGCGACAATGACTTTAACCTTCCTGCGCATCTGTGCCGCAGCCTAACCGTGGTGGAAATTGACGCCGAAGGCGGGGCGGAAACCACCAACAAATACCATCGCAAAATCGTGATCCAGAACCCCATCAATGATCGCCCCGGAAAATTCACCTTTCGCCGCAATAATTTTGCTGGAACGTGTTCTTTGCTGGAGCCACTGCCAGGCATGGTGGAGACGTATGGCTTGGAGCGATACTGTCAACTGCTTGAGCGGATGGAATGGGATTGCGACACAATTCCCAATTTGCTCAAATCAAACCAGGTAACCACGCTGGATTTCCTCAAAACCGACGTTGAAGGCTCTGACGCCGCCATCATTCGTAGCTGCAGCGAATATCTTGGTAAAACCTTGTTCATTCAAGCGGAACTGCGCTTTAAGCCGTTTTATCAAACAGAACCGTATTTCCATGAGGTTGTGAGCATGCTCTCGGAATACGGTTACGAAGTACTGGACCTTTTGCATATTGATCGTTGGAAATACAAAACACCTCACTGGTTGAGCCAAGTGGAAGGGCGAGCGATCTGGGCTGATTTTCTGTTTGTTTTAAAGCCTGAGCGGTTGGCTGGAACTTTCGGCGACGCTTTGCCCGAAGCCGTGGCCAAGCAAATCATTCTTGCCTGCATGATTGGAAAGCGTAACTATGGGGAATATCTGCTGCTAAAGTTCAAAACATCGCTCCCACCCGAGTGGATTGTGGAATTGGAGATGCTGGTAAAACCCAAGTTTCCCGGTTTTCGGCGTTTCGCCCAATCCTTGCGCCGAACTTTCCGCCCCATTGAACTGCTGCTAAAGCACCAGATTGGCCGCAGCCAGCACGTCAGCATACGCAGCTGA
- a CDS encoding methyltransferase domain-containing protein gives MKLNLGCGADLREGYINCDYGDREGYGDNQVTQFKSVNLTCYPWPWKDGTVDEVLMWHVLEHLSDTTGVIREIHRILKPAGVFWGQVPFAFSDLSWAQFDHEKHFTDKTFHGMKHFGFTVETSLGTHSMHLQHRIRNLIPLRSVLCRFLFNMYDVVNFKMTKV, from the coding sequence ATGAAACTTAACTTAGGCTGCGGCGCTGACTTGCGAGAAGGTTACATCAACTGCGATTACGGCGATCGTGAGGGGTATGGCGACAATCAAGTAACTCAATTTAAGTCAGTCAACCTTACGTGTTATCCCTGGCCGTGGAAGGATGGTACAGTAGATGAAGTTCTCATGTGGCATGTGCTGGAACACCTTAGTGACACGACCGGGGTGATACGCGAAATCCACCGGATTCTCAAGCCAGCGGGGGTGTTTTGGGGGCAAGTCCCCTTTGCCTTTAGTGATTTATCCTGGGCGCAGTTCGACCATGAAAAGCACTTCACCGACAAAACTTTTCATGGCATGAAACATTTTGGATTCACGGTCGAGACCTCACTTGGAACCCATTCGATGCATCTTCAGCATCGAATCAGAAATTTAATACCACTTCGTTCGGTTCTCTGCCGTTTTCTTTTTAACATGTATGATGTGGTAAATTTTAAGATGACTAAAGTCTGA